Proteins found in one Sorghum bicolor cultivar BTx623 chromosome 1, Sorghum_bicolor_NCBIv3, whole genome shotgun sequence genomic segment:
- the LOC8080442 gene encoding uncharacterized protein LOC8080442 isoform X3, translating to MSHPGKFVSVNLNRSYGQPAPSSHHGGGGGGGRPSRPAGAGSSAGGGMVVLSRPRGASSLAKPQAPKLSVPPPLNLPSLRKEHERFDGSAAAAGGGVASAPPRSGGPAAGWTKPAPASEKPPGSAALPGGVARPPSYGFAEKAVVLRGEDFPSLKAAVAPPTPPQPAQRPKDADGARVGTPEGRPGPLGMRPQVTTSRATEPLASGGSLGPGGRTSAERVQKPDLGPLPMVRLRYDSDWADDERDTELSLPERDSRERGFGRTEAMLPGRDLYGAMREPFKKELFGRDVAATNKEGGQDGLWRSPVSNQHDRERTDGRPYSGGRGSSGPAGGSKDVWSNSKEPLMRGYGQNGVEQYGTTRVGEAASERYGDSSNNWPRLNSFQNNVGSKVQPFGGNKGSLINDTVAKFGREKRLTGSPAKPLIEDSGFDSISAVNLTAIKKKKEAAKPADFHDPARESFEAELDRILRVQEQERQRVMEEQERAREVARKQEEERERLIREEEERQRLVEEQAKQAAWQAEQERLEAAKRAEEQRIAREEERKRIAMEEERRREAARQKLLELEAKIARRQAESNIGSARAVNDEFIPGDVKDRDLSHSANFGDKNDIDKMNECINTSAPLESSSLNRFSEIVPRVHTLTDGRSSFIDRENAYYSSRAAFPEQENVHHSPRRDPFAAKRGNFPKKDLNDGFGSVSVRQPSTGRTTDSPWALEDFHHEKVPRWDAPRDIDRFSKQSDFDNGLFNSDRFGDTAWLPSSSHGSLNVQQGDRMFQSPDVNELSSFTRPRYSMRQPRVLPPPMVTSVHRSSMGASARHINSSFVDGGNGEGSGRDDVQIMQGQYGSAYQEASRQHGIRPDHISVNEHQIVDRKSPVLGSQSSLSVSSPPSSPPHVSHDEMDVSGDSPALPTSADGERTVLSDNDHAALTVDADNTSRIAASGVPHLEDDEWSSVNNDDRRKQDEYDEDNDSYQEDEINEADDENIDLDDEFLEGQNTPVELEPVILGFDEGVQVEIPPNSQLELVSVRSTERTVGVHLNSGVAEQANVSGSVVHSDPVTEAEKALHALTFDRVNALTEDSNGEPSNSLGTPASSSQLPQASSAGPIFSSASAVVGQNEVPVSLQFGLFTGPPLIPTPVPAIQIGSIQMPIHLHNQFNPSLSHMHPSTTPLYQFGQLRYVRPIAPSAQSLPSQAIRPAHSSIPAQHTLNQNASSVLPELMDGDTNQNIPAQASSSTFITKSAATKLPLGMDNSNSQYLNSPANNEMAGVEGFHGQVDRESTEGTIPSVRNQDHSLKRNYRPTSNNVESSQYGLEGRAMGEPKAPGVVSDRRGRRYGYAVKDINMRSTGSVVEPSHSHKDSKGGFQRRARRNVRRTEFRVRENVEKNQSETSESFCHGEQDEMTSSNGTRDAPARNTNRRELDMNKASRINEASDQSVSFRSTHNVPHERSHGGNKKSRTGAVPDGDTTSLQAGAVRVVKQQGIEVPVDADGFIEVRSKRQIMSVRREQREKENRSKMRMAKAPRKQHSVSLQSSVGPSVNKRAAPSSGEVKKKVSSGSAITVEGKIVDYAESSVPLMGDTASMDLIGPPSTNAETHTNCFANQPIQIQTSTDLVSSSPANLVSGLSEDNNKGASISTPFNMVSWDNSQINQQVMPLTQTQLEEAMRPAKFEQQAGSGFSLESNNALSPTVTTEKVFPSSASPINSLLAGEKIQFVTSPTMLPPVSRTVSSGLGAPGSSRPDMKIDRGLPSDNSGPDKAKSKELCPSTEDAEAEAEAAASAVAVAAISTDEGSPADATTASAPDNKSFTSKDLSGLTSGTGARTGQAGQSSTEEPLTVALPADLSVDTPSMSLWPPIASPQASGPMLSQFHGAQPSHFSCFDMNSMLGGHIFAFGPSDESAGSQGQHPQRSNALPSAPLGAWPQCHSGVDSFYRPPTGYAGPFITPGGIPGVQGPPHMVVYNHFAPVGQFGQMGLGFMGATYIPGDKQPDWKQSQGPPIVGVSQSDPNSQNMVSGQVNAPSVPAPVPHLRPTSIMPIPSPLTMFDIAPFQTSTDIQMQTCWPHMPVPPLHSVPLSVALQQHPVEGTATQQFVHNVPVDKSSTNNRFQESSVSAGPSDGNKTFLNAAASQYRDELGLVQQPASTSSSSQTVQPSFGQAGVISNEVSTSAKVTVRATPSKVNPGTAAGVASNTNGPQVTSIPSKTHQSSSSSDQQYQHPVNNQDRRARATQKAGTGNEWQRRSGYQGRNQGSGSDRSSGTGRMKQIYVAKPSSTSGHAPSG from the exons ATGTCGCACCCCGGCAAGTTTGTCTCCGTCAACCTCAACCGATCCTACGGCCAGCCCGCTCCCTCATCACAccatggcggcggtggcggcggcggccggccctCCCGCCCTGCCGGCGCCGGCTCCTCAGCCGGCGGTGGCATGGTGGTGCTCTCCCGCCCGCGTGGAGCCTCCTCACTCGCCAAGCCGCAGGCGCCCAAGCTCTCCGTCCCGCCGCCGCTCAACCTACCATCGCTCCGCAAGGAGCACGAGCGATTCGACGGCTCGGCGGCCGCTGCGGGGGGCGGGGTCGCCTCGGCCCCGCCTCGATCCGGCGGGCCTGCTGCCGGctggaccaagcccgccccggcGTCCGAGAAGCCTCCTGGCTCTGCAGCGCTTCCTGGCGGCGTCGCCAGGCCACCGTCATATGGGTTTGCGGAGAAAGCCGTCGTCTTGCGCGGGGAAGACTTCCCGTCCTTGAAAGCAGCTGTTGCCCCACCAACACCTCCGCAGCCTGCGCAGCGGCCGAAGGATGCTGATGGGGCGCGGGTCGGCACCCCAGAGGGGCGTCCAGGACCTCTTGGGATGCGGCCGCAGGTGACAACCTCACGGGCCACTGAGCCACTGGCCTCTGGTGGCAGCTTGGGACCTGGTGGCCGCACTTCCGCTGAGAGGGTGCAGAAGCCTGATCTGGGGCCGCTTCCGATGGTCCGGCTTAGGTATGATTCTGACTGGGCTGATGACGAGCGTGACACAGAGCTGAGCCTTCCAGAGCGGGACAGCAGGGAGAGGGGATTTGGCAGGACTGAGGCCATGCTTCCAGGGCGCGACCTTTATGGAGCAATGAGGGAGCCCTTCAAAAAGGAGCTGTTTGGGAGAGATGTGGCTGCAACAAATAAAGAAGGTGGGCAGGACGGCCTGTGGCGATCTCCTGTGTCAAACCAACACGATAGGGAGCGAACAGATGGCCGACCGTACAGTGGTGGCAGAGGAAGCAGTGGCCCTGCCGGTGGCTCCAAGGATGTGTGGAGTAATAGTAAGGAGCCTCTTATGCGTGGCTATGGTCAAAATGGGGTGGAACAGTATGGAACTACACGAGTTGGGGAAGCTGCTAGTGAGCGTTACGGCGACAGTTCAAATAACTGGCCTAGGTTGAATTCTTTCCAGAATAATGTTGGTTCCAAAGTGCAACCCTTTGGTGGTAATAAAGGGTCTTTAATTAATGATACAGTGGCAAAATTTGGTAGGGAGAAACGGCTGACTGGTTCCCCTGCTAAGCCTTTAATAGAGGATAGTGGTTTTGACAGCATTTCTGCTGTTAACTTGACTGCAATAAAGAAGAAAAAAGAAGCAGCTAAACCAGCTGATTTTCATGACCCAGCAAGGGAGTCGTTTGAGGCAGAGCTTGATAGGATCTTGAGGGTACAGGAGCAGGAGAGACAACGGGTAATGGAAGAACAGGAAAGGGCCAGAGAAGTTGCTCGGAAGCAAGAAGAGGAACGGGAGAGGCTGATccgagaggaggaggagaggcaaCGTCTGGTGGAGGAGCAGGCAAAGCAGGCAGCTTGGCAAGCTGAGCAAGAGAGGCTGGAAGCTGCTAAAAGGGCTGAGGAGCAGAGAATTGCCAGGGAGGAGGAAAGGAAGAGGATTGCCATGGAGGAGGAGCGGCGTAGGGAGGCAGCGCGTCAGAAGCTCCTAGAATTGGAGGCAAAAATTGCTAGAAGACAAGCAGAATCAAACATTGGCAGCGCAAGAGCTGTTAATGATGAATTTATTCCTGGAGATGTCAAGGACAGAGACCTGTCACACTCTGCTAACTTTGGTGACAAAAATGATATTGACAAAATGAACGAGTGCATCAATACCTCAGCACCATTGGAATCCTCTAGTCTTAACAGGTTCAGTGAGATAGTTCCAAGGGTGCACACTCTTACGGATGGACGCTCTTCGTTTATTGATAGAGAAAATGCATACTATAGTTCAAGGGCTGCATTTCCAGAACAAGAGAATGTGCATCATAGTCCACGGCGTGATCCTTTTGCTGCAAAGAGGGGAAATTTCCCTAAGAAAGATCTTAATGATGGATTTGGGAGTGTTTCGGTTAGGCAACCTTCAACAGGCCGAACAACTGATTCTCCATGGGCACTCGAAGATTTCCATCATGAAAAGGTTCCACGATGGGATGCACCTAGGGACATTGACCGTTTCAGTAAACAATCTGACTTTGATAATGGGCTTTTTAACAGCGACAGGTTTGGAGATACAGCTTGGCTGCCTAGTAGTTCTCATGGAAGCCTCAATGTTCAACAAGGAGATAGGATGTTTCAGAGTCCTGATGTTAATGAATTGTCTTCTTTTACCAGACCACGCTACTCTATGCGGCAACCACGTGTCCTTCCACCCCCAATGGTGACTTCTGTGCACAGAAGTTCAATGGGTGCTTCAGCTCGACATATCAATTCATCTTTTGTGGATGGTGGGAATGGAGAGGGTTCTGGTAGAGATGATGTGCAGATTATGCAGGGTCAATATGGAAGTGCATACCAAGAGGCATCTCGCCAGCATGGGATACGACCTGACCACATTTCTGTCAATGAGCACCAAATTGTGGACAGAAAAAGCCCTGTATTGGGTTCACAATCTTCTCTTTCTGTTTCAAGCCCTCCTAGCTCTCCTCCACATGTTTCGCATGATGAGATGGATGTATCTGGTGATTCTCCTGCGTTACCGACTTCTGCTGATGGTGAACGAACGGTGCTCTCTGACAACGACCATGCAGCTCTGACTGTAGATGCAGACAATACAAGCAGAATTGCTGCCTCAGGAGTGCCCCACTTGGAGGATGATGAATGGTCAAGTGTAAACAATGATGATAGGCGAAAACAGGATGAATATGATGAAGACAATGATAGCTACCAGGAAGATGAAATCAATGAAGCTGATGATGAGAATATAGACTTGGATGATGAGTTCTTAGAGGGGCAGAATACGCCTGTAGAATTGGAACCAGTTATACTTGGATTTGATGAGGGCGTGCAGGTTGAAATTCCACCGAATAGTCAACTTGAATTAGTTTCTGTGAGGAGCACTGAAAGGACAGTTGGAGTACATCTAAACTCAGGAGTTGCAGAGCAAGCGAATGTCAGTGGTTCAGTTGTCCATTCTGATCCTGTTACTGAAGCAGAGAAAGCACTACATGCATTGACTTTTGATCGTGTAAATGCCCTGACAGAAGACAGTAATGGGGAGCCATCAAATAGCTTAGGGACACCTGCTTCAAGTTCCCAGTTACCTCAGGCATCTTCTGCAGGTCCTATTTTTTCGTCAGCTTCAGCAGTAGTTGGGCAGAATGAAGTACCTGTTAGCCTCCAATTTGGTTTGTTTACAGGTCCTCCTCTAATTCCAACTCCAGTTCCAGCCATTCAAATTGGTTCCATACAGATGCCAATCCATCTCCACAATCAGTTTAACCCATCTCTGTCTCACATGCACCCTTCAACAACCCCTTTATATCAGTTTGGCCAGTTAAGGTATGTCCGTCCTATCGCCCCGAGTGCTCAATCGCTGCCTTCTCAGGCCATACGCCCTGCACATTCTTCCATACCAGCTCAACATACATTGAATCAGAATGCATCCAGTGTTCTACCTGAGCTAATGGATGGAGATACAAACCAGAACATCCCAGCTCAGGCAAGCTCATCCACCTTTATCACTAAATCAGCAGCAACCAAGCTTCCCCTTGGAATGGACAATTCAAACTCTCAGTATCTCAATTCCCCTGCAAACAATGAGATGGCTGGTGTGGAGGGATTTCATGGCCAGGTGGACAGAGAATCTACTGAGGGTACAATTCCTAGTGTGAGGAATCAAGATCACTCTTTGAAGAGGAATTACAGACCTACCTCCAACAATGTAGAATCTTCTCAATATGGTTTGGAGGGGAGAGCCATGGGTGAACCAAAGGCTCCTGGTGTTGTCTCTGATAGAAGGGGTAGGAGATATGGTTATGCTGTTAAAGACATTAACATGAGATCTACTGGCTCAGTTGTTGAACCTTCTCATTCTCATAAAGATTCCAAAGGAGGATTCCAGAGAAGGGCTCGTAGGAATGTAAGACGGACTGAGTTTAGAGTTCGGGAAAACGTCGAGAAGAATCAAAGTGAAACTTCTGAATCATTTTGCCATGGTGAACAAGACGAGATGACATCCTCCAATGGAACTAGAGATGCTCCCGCGAGAAATACTAATAGAAGGGAACTTGATATGAACAAGGCTTCTAGGATAAATGAAGCAAGTGATCAGAGTGTCTCATTTAGAAGTACGCACAATGTTCCTCATGAGAGATCTCATGGTGGGAACAAGAAGTCTAGAACAGGTGCTGTCCCTGATGGAGATACTACCTCATTGCAAGCTGGAGCTGTTCGTGTTGTGAAGCAGCAAGGCATTGAGGTCCCTGTTGATGCAGATGGCTTCATTGAAGTAAGGTCCAAAAGACAAATCATGAGTGTGAGGAGAGAGCAGAGGGAGAAAGAAAATAGATCCAAGATGAGGATGGCAAAG GCTCCCCGCAAACAGCATAGTGTTTCCCTACAAAGCTCAGTTGGTCCTAGTGTGAATAAGCGAGCAGCTCCTTCGAGTGGAGAAGTTAAAAAGAAAGTTTCTTCTGGTTCTGCCATCACAGTAGAAGGAAAAATTGTTGACTATGCTGAATCTTCGGTTCCATTGATGGGTGATACGGCTTCCATGGACCTCATAGGGCCACCTTCAACCAATGCAGAAACTCATACAAACTGCTTTGCCAATCA GCCTATCCAGATCCAGACATCCACTGACTTGGTCTCCTCCAGTCCTGCAAACCTTGTGAGTGGCTTATCTGAAGACAACAATAAAGGGGCATCTATTAGTACTCCATTTAACATGGTTTCCTGGGATAATTCACAAATAAACCAGCAG GTTATGCCATTAACTCAAACTCAACTTGAAGAAGCTATGAGACCAGCTAAATTTGAACAGCAGGCTGGGTCTGGTTTTTCTTTGGAGTCCAACAATGCTTTGTCTCCCACAGTAACCACAGAAAAGGTGTTCCCTTCATCTGCTAGTCCTATTAACTCCCTTCTGGCTGGAGAGAAGATTCAATTTG TAACCTCGCCAACCATGCTACCGCCAGTCAGCCGAACTGTTTCAAGTGGTCTTGGAGCTCCAGGttcatctaggcctgatatgaAGATTGATCGAGGCTTGCCTAGCGACAACAGTGGTCCTGATAAGGCGAAGTCCAAGGAATTATGTCCGAGTACCGAGGATGCAGAAGCAGAGGCTGAAGCAGCTGCTTCTGCTGTGGCTGTGGCAGCTATTAGCACTGATGAGGGATCTCCAGCTGATGCAACTACAGCATCTGCTCCAGACAACAAGAGCTTTACAAGCAAGGATCTCAGTGGGTTAACATCAGGAA CAGGGGCAAGAACAGGTCAAGCTGGTCAATCGTCCACCGAAGAGCCACTCACAGTTGCTCTTCCTGCAGACTTATCGGTTGATACTCCATCCATGTCCTTGTGGCCTCCTATAGCCAGTCCACAAGCATCAGGGCCAATGCTTTCTCAGTTTCATGGTGCACAGCCATCCCACTTTTCCTGCTTTGATATGAATTCAATGTTAGGAGggcacatttttgcatttggcccAAGTGACGAATCTGCTGGATCTCAAGGTCAGCACCCTCAAAGAAGCAATGCATTGCCTTCCGCACCATTGGGAGCTTGGCCACAGTGTCATTCTGGGGTAGACTCTTTCTACCGTCCTCCAACTGGATACGCTGGTCCTTTTATTACTCCAGGAGGGATCCCAGGCGTGCAAGGTCCCCCACATATGGTGGTCTATAACCACTTCGCCCCAGTAGGGCAATTTGGTCAGATGGGACTTGGTTTTATGGGAGCCACTTATATCCCTGGTGACAAGCAGCCTGATTGGAAGCAAAGCCAAGGACCACCTATTGTTGGTGTAAGCCAGAGTGATCCAAACAGCCAGAATATGGTGTCTGGTCAAGTAAATGCTCCTAGTGTTCCTGCTCCAGTTCCACATCTACGCCCAACTTCTATCATGCCAATCCCGTCTCCGTTGACCATGTTCGACATTGCTCCTTTCCAG ACATCTACAGACATACAGATGCAAACGTGTTGGCCACATATGCCTGTACCTCCTCTACACTCGGTTCCATTATCAGTTGCACTTCAGCAGCATCCAGTAGAGGGTACAGCCACACAACAGTTCGTTCATAACGTGCCAGTAGACAAGTCCAGTACAAATAACCGATTTCAGGAGTCCTCTGTTTCTGCTGGACCATCAGATGGTAACAAGACCTTCCTAAATGCAGCTGCCTCCCAGTACAGAGATGAGTTAGGTCTTGTCCAACAGCCAGCCTCAACTAGTTCAAGCTCCCAAACTGTTCAGCCTTCATTTGGCCAGGCAGGCGTGATCAGCAATGAAGTCTCGACCAGTGCCAAAGTCACGGTTAGAGCAACCCCATCTAAAGTCAACCCTGGAACTGCAGCAGGGGTTGCTAGCAACACGAATGGTCCTCAGGTCACCAGCATACCTTCCAAGACCCAtcagtcgtcgtcgtcatcagacCAGCAGTACCAGCATCCAGTTAACAATCAGGATCGCCGGGCCCGTGCGACCCAAAAGGCTGGTACTGGTAATGAGTGGCAACGGCGATCAGGGTACCAGGGTAGGAATCAAGGTTCTGGTTCCGACAGGAGTTCAGGCACTGGTAGGATGAAGCAGATCTACGTTGCGAAACCCTCGTCGACAAGTGGCCATGCCCCATCAGGCTAG